The Phaenicophaeus curvirostris isolate KB17595 chromosome 14, BPBGC_Pcur_1.0, whole genome shotgun sequence nucleotide sequence GTCGCACCTCTCACTTCCAGGCCTGTGTTTCTCAGGCCTGTACTCTGGGCTAAGCTTGAGTTGCGTGCAGTGACATGGTTCCTGCCAGCCGGCGCGTTGCAGGTCTGACCTCGGCAAGAGAAGAGGCGTGCCGGGGGGAGCCCTTTGTGCCTCAGGAGGAGGATAAATAGCAGGGTGCCCGGGCTGCTTTTCTATGCTGGGCTGTCACGCAGGCGTGATTTAGAACATCTTAGCGTAACGAGTTTACACTGGGTAAGGCTCGGTTTGGTTTCGTTTCTCTTTTTGACCAAGTACGTCTAACAGAATAACTATTGAAACGAATCCCGTTCTCTCTGGACTTTTCCGAAACTTGGTCCAGTGACACTGCTTTCTGTCTGGCGAGTCCTCTCGTTCCTTGCGGTTTCCTTTCGGGGGGGATGAGTGAAACCCTTGGCCGTTCTTTTGAAAGAGGTTCTCTTCTCGGCTTGCTTTGGGGGGGCTGTAGAGCGGGGGCTGCGGGAgttggaaggtcagagaaggaaacatgggtgaaggaggaaagcaTTTTTGTCCTGGGGCCGAGGGCCGCCTCGTCTCATTGCCCTGCTAACGATCCTTTCTGTGCGTTCCCTCCCGCAGGTCTCTCTCCTCGGTGCTGCGTAGGAAGtggattcctctcctcctgcccacgCCCAGGTGGAAGACGCGGCCTCGTCCAGACCCTCTGTCCTGGTCGCGCTGCCGCCACCTTTGCTGCGTGACTGGGAAGAGTGTGTCTGTCTCCAAGGATCCTttggcctcttctgcccaggTGTGGGGAAGCCAGATGAACCCCGTGTAAACCAGTGTTGTCCACATTAAAGCTTTTGATTGGTCGCCGACTGCCGTACgcgttttgctttttcagtgttgGAAACGAAGAAAGAAGGTGGCAGTGGAGGCCGTTCGGGGTGTGTGGTGATGGCGCCGCGAGCCACGGTCCGGCACGGGGAGCGCCGTGCTGTGCAGGCTCCGAGTTGGCAGCCGGCTGCACGCTGTATGGGCGGCCGATGGGCTCGGACGGGCTCGCTGGCAGCCGGGGGCACGTGCCGGATCGCGATGGCGTGCGGATGTTTGGCAGGGAAGTGTTCTCGCTGTCGATGCGTCTGCCGCTTCCAAAGTCCCCTCGTGTCGGACTGGAATTCCGTGTCCTTTCCCGCAGCGGGtcagttgttcctttccagcctgcccgCATGTCACAGCTGCAGGGCCTCCCATCGGAACGGTGTCCATCGTCCGGAGATGGCATGCAGGAGCGGGGAAAGCCGCGGCCTTTTCCCTGGAGGCGCCACCTCTCCCTTTCAGCCGCCGCTCGGAGGTTTCCCGGCCGCAGAGGGCTCGGAGAGCGGCCCCTCGGCAGGGAGAGCGGAGCCCGCAGCCGCCGCGGTGCCCGTGAGCGCAGCCCTGCTCGCCGCGGGACCGGAACGAAGGGGCGGCCCGGGGGAAGGCAGGCGCGGTCTGCGCGTCTGCGGAGCCCGGCAGCGGGGGAGGGTGTGCGGGCAGCGccgcgggagctgctgctccgggCGGTTCGGCGCCCGTCGGGATCGAACCCGCGACGGGAGAAAACGGTGAAAACGGGAACGACGGCAAAAAGAGCTTCGCCCGGCTCGGTGCTGCCGCGttgtggccgcggagcggtactgcagcccggggacCTGTGGcgactcagtgctgccgtgccGTGGCTGCGGCGGTACTGCAGGCCCGGGGCAGGGAGGGGCGCACAGGGGCCCGATGATTGACCATATAAGGGCAAACCGGGCCAAGTGCCATAAAAAGGGAAATTGCTATAAAGGGGCAAATTGAGTATATGAGGGCGAACTTGGCCAGCTGCCATAAAAGAGCAAGTTGACCATATACGGGCAAATTgccataaaagagaaaattgacCCTGgaagggaaaactgggccaattgccataaaaggtcAAATTAACAATATAAGGGCAAATTGACCACATAAGGCAAACAGAAAATTGCCCATgaaagggcaaattgagcaaataaaggcaaactAGGCCAAttaccataaaagggcaaagtgAGCATATAAGTGCAAACTGGCCAAATTGACAATAAGAGGGCAAATCGTCCATCAAACAGGCACAGGACACGGCACGGGCAAAGCGGGATCCAGAGGCGACCAATCAGAGTGCGGAGACACAGCCAATCGGAGCACAAAACTTGCAAAGTAGGATTGAGaagcgaccaatcagagcgTGGAGGCgcagccaatcagaagacagCGCTGTCAAGGTGGGATCGAGAAGTGACCAATCAGAGCTTGGAACGCGCAACCAATCAGAACACGGCAATGGCAAGGTGGGATCGAGAAGTGACCAATCAGACGCACAGCCATTCCATGCCCTAGGCAATGAACGGTGTGTAccaagtgctgccgcgccgtggccgcggagcggtactgcagcccggggcgggggaacgggatggcccacaggggcgggcgagccgggaggggcggggcggggtgGGGAGCAGGGCGGAGATCGACGCAGTTCGAAGAGCAGGTCGGATCCGCTCGGCTGCTGTCGGctccgcgcggcgccgttcgggacggctcggctctgctcttcGCTGCCCTTCCGCCCGCCGACGGGGTGCGAGCTGGCGCTGGGAGACGGACAGCGCCGCGTGTCCACCTCCGAAGCCCCCCCgtccctgcccggggtgccCGAGTCCCCTCGGCTCGGCTCCTCGCGGCTCGCTCAGGCTGCGTTGGGCTTCGCTCGGTGCCGGCAGGCTGCCATTGAAACGGGCCCCGCGGGTCGCGCGGCCATTGTCTGAGAGGGGCGGCCCTCAAAGCGcggcagccaatcagcgccggcACATTGCCCggtgagggggtgggggggaaggaggagggggagaacgCCACGCATACGCAGGAATGAACAAGCGTGCGGcgatgttgtacggcacgcatgcgcagtggctacATTATAGGcaccgccatgttgtacggcacgcatgcgcagtggctacATTAtaggcgccgccatgttgtacagcacgcatgcgcagtgggtACACTAcaggcgccgccatgttgtacggtaCGCATGCGCAGTTGCTACATTATAGGcaccgccatgttgtacggcacgcatgcgcagtggctacATTAtaggcgccgccatgttgtacggcacgcatgcgcagtggctacATTAtaggcgccgccatgttgtacagcacgcatgcgcagtgggtACACTAtaggcgccgccatgttgtacggtaCGCATGCGCAGTTGCTACATTATAGGcaccgccatgttgtacggcacgcatgcgcagtggctacAGTAcaggcgccgccatgttgtacggcacgcatgcgcagtggctacAGTAcaggcgccgccatgttgtacggcacgcatgcgcagtagATACGTTAtaggcgccgccatgttgtacagCACGCATGCGCAGTAGATACGTTAtaggcgccgccatgttgtatggcacgcatgcgcagtggctacATTATAGGTGTCGCCATGTTGTACGGTACGCATGCGTAGTTGCTACATTATAGGCACCGCCATGTTGTatggcacgcatgcgcagtgactacATTACAGGCGCCACCATGTTGTACGATACGCATGCGCAGTTGCTACATTATAGGcaccgccatgttgtacggcacgcatgcgcagttgATACATTAcaggcgccgccatgttgtacggcacgcatgcgcagtggatCATCCGCTCAGCGACGGCCAGCCAATCAACGCCCGCAGAGCGGCCGTAGGGCGGGCCCTGCAGcgagcgctcccattggccggaaTCCCTGCGCTCGGGATGAATGGGGcggggactcagtgctgccgcgccgtggccgcggagcggtactgcagcccggggcgggggaacgggacggcccacaggggcgggcgagccgggaggggcggggcggggagagaGGCGAAGAGCGGCTTGGATCCGCGCGGCGCCGCtcgggacggctcggctctgctctccgCTGCCCTTCCGCCCGCCGCCActgcggccaacggggtgcgggctggggctgggagagggacagcgcccccagggcccccgcGTTCCCCCCAGGTCGTGAACGGCCCGAACGGGGCCGGCctcgggtgagtcagaggcgccgAGAGAGGCGCGGCTCGagggcgggcggggggcggccgggagaggcgcgggggagcgctctgtggccggcggcgccgcgccgggctcgctgtccgtgagccgcggccctcccggggccggctcgggctcaggggcggtcggggccttcggggccgcatctgcgctcggcgtgcggccccgcgggggagatccccgctcgggaggggaaggaaggggggggggaagggaaggaagggtgagagggggaaagcaggggtGGAGtatggggcaaaatggggggagaaggggggaaagaaggaggtggggaggaggggaagaggggaaggagcggaaagggaggtttggaaagcgcttttgtgttgtcggtctagagagagcggggggGGGTGTCGCTTTTTTGGGGTGTCATGCGTggtggcgagagctgcaggggcagggggggttcatTTCAACCGcggttacttggagtcttttgccctaacagctcgttccttttgctttgatactggattatggggaggaggggactgagtgcccgtgggttgaaatcaggggagcccacaagaaggctgatGTTGTGATGGAGTCTGTTGCAGACCagccagccaagaagaagcagctgatgagctcttctataaacaactggggatagtctcaagaTTGCTCCCTCTggtcctcgtgggagacttcaatcttccagatatctgctggaagtacaatacagcggagaggaagcagtctaggaggttcctggaatgcgtggaagacaacttcctcacacaactggtgagtgaactgacaagggaaggtgccctcatGGACccgctgttcatgaacagagaaggccttgtgggggatgtggtaggaggacgcctgggacaaagcgatcacgagatgatagggttttcagttctaggtgaggtgaagagggagattagcacaacagtcacattaaacttccattgggcagactttggactgttcggaaggctggttggcaaagtcccgtgggagacagtccttaagggcagggGAGCCCACGGGGGCTgtgagctcttcaaaaaggaaatcctagcagctcagcagcaagccatCGGCATGCtccggaaaaggagccggcaggggagaaaaacagcttggttgactagggagatcttgagaggcatcaaaaagaagaggagggtctatgagctttggaagaagggacaggcatcttgggtgaactacagggaggaagtgagatcgtgcagagaaaaaatgaggagggctaaggcccaactagaaatcaaattggctaagtctgtgaaagataacagaaaatctttctataaatacattaacaataaaaggaggactagggagaatattcagttcctattggatgcagaagggacaacagtgaTGGGGGATGCgggcaaggctgaggtacttagtgccttctttgcctcagtctttaatagtaaggaagtaagtgccctctgtactcggcactggtgagaccgctcctcgaatactgtgttcagttctgggcccctcaccccaagaaggatgttgaggctctggaacgagtccagagaagagcaacaaagctggtgagggggctggagagcaggtcttatgaggagcggctgagagagctggggttgtttagcctggagaagaggaggctgaggggaggccttattgctctctacaactctctgaaaggaggttgtagagaggagggtgctggcctctggaaaaaatttttcacagaaagggtcattgggcactggcagaggctgcccagggagggggttgagtcaccttccctggaggggcttaagggacCGGTaaaggaggtgctgagggacatggtttagtgattgaggggaatgattggactcgatggcccagtgggtcatttccaacttagtgattctatgattctttttgctttgtcagcagagacaatctGACAGAAGTGTTGGCAATGAGAGAGCCCCTGTGGGATCCCGACCCCTCttcagggagagggggagaagtgacgtggcggtgccctccaggccagcagctttcaggtacgtggctttctcgggactcaTTCCTCTTTGTTAATCACCGTTGATCGAGTTGACGGCGCTAGCTGGAGCGTTCTCCACTTTGGGTTAGTATGTGACGGCATCGCGTTTAGTGAACGCTGGATCGAGacaatactagggtgccagGGGCTTTGCCAGCTGAACCTGTGCACGCCACACAGCATgaacatgccacacacatgccagGCCCACACCACACACATGCAATTCACCCCCCGTGCACATTGTGTTGCccccatgcacatgccaggctagtgccacaaccaccccatgcacATGCTTCGAACATGCAAGCGGCATGCCACACACGCCACAGAGCCCTTGTACACATCGCAACATGTCACACaggccatgtgcatgttatgtgcATACTGTGTACGTGCCATCCAGAGGCAATGCATATGCTAGCATTCACCATGAAGACGACACACCAGCCACGCGCATGCCAcgcacacaccttgcacacacaagcaacatacCACATACAACACACATGTATTGCACacgcaggcaacatgccacgcatgccatgcatgtgttgtgtacatgccacacactccacaCACACGCCACTGCTTCCATgcacattccaggctcatgccacaacagtcaagcacatgtcacgcacacgccttccacatgcaggcaGCATGCCATgcatgccacacactccatgcGTATGTTATGTACGGGCCAtgtacataccatacacatgccacgcacatgctagcacataccatgaagatgacatgccagccacactgcaagcacgcGGCACACACtcgaagagggaaaggaggagaaggggagctttggaaagcgcttttatgttgttagtgtagagagtgccaggagggaggtcgcttctttgattctcttctataaccaggcttctttgcatttaaaacccttctgtGTCACAGAGTTTATAACGGTGCAACATCCGTTatgcttgctgcagatcctcttggttcagacatttctctgtttccagttacacagaatacctgttcagccttctcatctattttgaggcttaacatctttttagacttctttttagtgtttgtgttaaaTTATGTCCCGTAACAGTGGTACGGTAGGGGAGTTGTTGCGTTTTTAatggtaactgtagagttaaggtacctcaagtaccttggggaaatgcagacgcacctcttagaggtccctcatctttgcagagcgctGTGGAggcttcccatctctctcatacactcgcggcggaagaagaggagggtgccCATGGGTGAAACGGAAgcggttgccattcaggtgagaggagaaacgtccgctttgcagctctgagtgaGGGTGACGTTTGTGATGCTGACTCCCAGTTTGGGAAGCAGCTTCCGGCTCCtccgtttgtttctctgtggatgagggctcgGTGTATCGGCCCGGCTTCTGCGCCAGTGGCGTGGTCCTGTTGTTGACCACATAGTCGTTCATCGtgcgtgggggtggggggctttttctgtttttgtacTTAAGCTCCgattgtcacctgtaactggacaaatgactctgttagcatcGTCATGATATTCCAAGGTGgcattaaaaattccttaacgtATCGTGCACGTCTCTCTTTcctcacagcccaaaaagccagtctggAGAAAGTCcttactgcagaaaacctggcaaaagtctcacagaacagccctgctttttcaaagcccggTATTCTTTCATCTTCCGTCCCGTTgtgaggagtaacggtgagtgagctggcacggcacggagggaggaggaggatttagCCTGCTCTCCGCCGGCTAAATgaaagggctgtgggaccatcttcatggcatcgttgccgagcgaggcctcgtgttgttgcCCTTTAGCGTTCCTTTGCACGTGTGTATGTGTGCGCTTACGCTCGATTTGATGTTGCGTCATGGCTGTCGGGTGAAAGCCCCGGGGAAGGCAATGGCCGAGCAGAATGCGCGCAGGCCGTCCGACGCTGTTCAGAAGGTGGTTGGATCCCTGACGAGCCTGCAGAGGCGCTTCAGGGCCCCGCAAGGGTGGAACGTTCATGTTCACTTGGCGTGGAGATGGATGGTGGTGTAACTAAGCGGGTAGCTTTGCTGTcgggatctgcagctggaagctgttgtggggtcgTCCCATGGGTCTGCATTTTTCCAGTGCGGAGGCCGTGTGCTGGGACCGCCGATCTGCTTGCTAAGCTAGAGGGACCAGCTCTAGGGGTGGAAAGGTGATGCGGCATTGGCCGTCCTCGCCAcacgagagccggcagcaccggGGGCCTCCTTAGCGTgagggtgtctgcagctgaagtggcttcttttgcATCTCTCTGCCCAGAttgggcagatctcatccttcaagtGAATGCAGAAGGCTCTgtatgctcccaggtcccaTAGAAAGGGAAGTTTGGGGATTCACCAactgcagtaacccctgctgctgcctgtggattgTTGCGCCAAAGACACTTCgcgcagggagggggcacatgGGAGATGGGTGACGCGGTTACATAAAGAGTGTCCTGCGGGTggtgtgtctcctcggagccgtgtgaaagctgacctccgctttctcttcccctctagagcgggcagaggatgggctgcaaggccgagaAAACCAGAAGGAGGCAAGCGGCCAGCTAGACTCAAAGCGGGGAGAAATgctgatgcctggtgaacaagggagtttccactgctgaaacggatGAGAACGGACGTCACGAGCATCCTTCTATTGGGAGCCGGCAAGGGAACTAGGACCGTTTTTCTGGGGAGAACTTCCACATGGCCggagggttctgtcatgggaggtgactgaaacccGATTCCCGATCCGATCCTGGTTtcgtgaaggagaagaaagggctgtgagacctgaaggcagggctctgcttaGAGGCAAAGGAGAGTGCCCCATGAACACGCCATACGCGTTCTAGGCTCACGCTATGCTCACTCCATGCACACACCACGCACATGccttgcacatgcaagcaacGTGTCACACACCATGTCCATGTTATGCCAATGCCATGTACACACCATGCATACACCACGGACAAGccttgcacacagaagcaacatgccacacacatgccTTGGACGCAGAACCAACATGCCACACCATGTTgatgttatgtacatgctgtgTACACACCATCTACATGCCTTGCACACGCTAGCACACACCTTCAAGATGACGCACcagccatgcacacaccacGCACATGCCACGCATATGCCACTCCACCCATGCACATGCTGTGTACatgccaggctcatgccacaaccaccccatccacatgaCATGCATATGCCTTggacacacaagcaacatgtcacacacgccacacatgccatgtgcttgttatgtttatgcctTGTACATGCTTACACGCACCACAGATACggcagcacgctgccctcccgctggctgcggccaatgggatgcaggctgggactgggagagggacagtgccccgtgtccctcccgtccccctgAAACGCTCCTGTCCCGGCCCGGGAGGCCGCATGGGGCCAGGGGGAGGGCGGGgatacacagcctttcctcttatgtctgctcacttttttagtttctctatgacagctttattggacttgagtTTTAGCCTCATGATTACGCATAAGATGTGGCTGAATGTGgcgggaagactgctgggaaaatggcaagaagaggatcgacaagaaacagtggaacacgccctttagagtttCCTGCTAATCCCGCTGCTGAGAAATGAGAGTGtctctgaatttgctactgcGTGAGACAGGTTAAAGAAGTTTAACagaagttcagttctatctaaatggtagatgggactgtgcttatgtaaagcatattgtatgtaACTGTTACCAATACGCTTCAAtgcactgtatctcagcagccagaacatggaaggaatcttttaatctgtacagttttttaacaatgataattgacgtttggtggcttaataacatatataattttatgtaaTTTCAATCAAGCGtggctgtcatacattgaaCTTTTAGTAAAccaccaacattttatacttaggagtaatttcttattacccatcttaagtgggatgctatagttttgctgttaaaagggtgggtcttgttcaaaAACCTCCGAAGGTaatagttgggttggttaagtctgtgccacacctgtggtcagcagTTAGGTACAGGTGAggagtttgccccttaaaaggcctcttgatttagagctggctCTCATCTGCAGCTagagcattcagtgaaggaaggggctacagaagcctgcctttcttcctttctttgctgggttttgaacagtcGTGTGGTTTTCTTCGTGGTGCATTTGAGCCTACAGTCatcgtttcttctgtgagtttcaggtaatgcttttgcttgtggatttgctttttagtcttagagtaaaattggtttgcaatgtggcagcttcagagaaatgttaccacaaacaTTTGCAGTCAATGtcgtctttctttgttcttgttttattagtagaagtagggattattttttttagctcttttttttttttaaaatctattggggccctaaataagatttccagtgtagttttagcgatagctgttactgtttttcccagaggtggtttgtttaattcGGGGTTTGTGTCAGAAGCAGTTGAAAATTGTGTTTGCCCAGAACTTTTTGACGAAATGCCCAAAAAAACTGTTAGCTTGCCTATAttgccaggattttttttttcttaatctacaTCAATACCAGAGGACTCAAAGGAGGTAAATACGAGAGCAGTATTAAAAACAGTTTCTAGGGGAGAGTTAGTAAACTGTTCACCAGTAAGGCTGTGACAACTGTGCCAGGCAAGTTATTGGAAATGGTAACTAAGAAGGGAATTAGAGGGTATGGGTAAGTGTGGTGTTTGGGGTTATCCTACCACATGCATCTGTCGgagttttttgaggaaaaaactgCAATCATGTAAATTAGGATGATTTGGTTGATGCTGCTTTATCTACTGTTTAGATGATGTTTtctcaagagcaggaagaaaaagctattcctATACACTAGCTAAAAGTacgtatggattttttttgccgGCAGATAGAACTGCTGGGTTCTGTTGACTTACTGAATGAGAgtattgggggggtgggggttgaatttctgtcctcttttgtgcttttctgttgttgtttaacTCCTGCTcagaattgaaaatgttttgagtagAGAGAATGTAAGAGGTTTTAGATGTAGTGCCTACTTATACGAGAATTGTACTGTTatcatgtttttagaaaatgttttcatttatgtggtgactgttccaagtagttttatgtagaaaaccttgtttaaaaagcaatgaatagCGAGCTCTTGCAGGGGAGTTAGGGTAAATGAACGTGGtccagaaacactgctttttggtcAAGTGAGTAAAATAGAAACTGAACGATGCTCTTCCTTGCCAAGCTGTGTGCGGCTTTGCGTTCCATCATGGAATTTCctgttgtgtgttttcagtttaggaaaacagataatttggtTTATGCTTTGATTGAAATactttgctgtgctgcttttctgatagTATTCTCAGGATAACAATTGCgaggtttattttttcatattttatgtattttattacatgacatttcagactgcagtgccgaac carries:
- the LOC138726810 gene encoding uncharacterized protein, with the protein product MLYGTHAQLIHYRRRHVVRHACAVDHPLSDGQPINARRAAVGRALQRALPLAGIPALGMNGAGTQCCRAVAAERYCSPGRGNGTAHRGGRAGRGGAGREAKSGLDPRGAARDGSALLSAALPPAATAANGVRAGAGRGTAPPGPPRSPQVVNGPNGAGLGPASQEEAADELFYKQLGIVSRLLPLVLVGDFNLPDICWKYNTAERKQSRRFLECVEDNFLTQLQRQSDRSVGNERAPVGSRPLFRERGRSDVAVPSRPAAFRALWRLPISLIHSRRKKRRVPMGETEAVAIQPKKPVWRKSLLQKTWQKSHRTALLFQSPVFFHLPSRCEE